A region of [Bacteroides] pectinophilus DNA encodes the following proteins:
- a CDS encoding undecaprenyl-diphosphate phosphatase has translation MIEIIKAIIFGIVEGITEWLPISSTGHLILFEKIFAFKNVSEGFWSMFEVVIQLGAILAVVVLFWNSIFPFTNKNGRGFKESGILSHLDKEITTLWFKIIVACIPAVIFVVLGLDDVCEAMFYNYFCVAIALIVFGVAFIVVENWNKNRTSKINSLGEITYQTALMIGLFQLIAAVFPGTSRSGATIVGALLIGVSRTVAAEYTFFLAIPVMFGASLLKIVKFGFNFTAMEAALLIIGMAAAFVVSLFVIRFLMGYIKKHDFKVFGWYRIILGAIVLLLRP, from the coding sequence ATGATTGAAATTATTAAAGCCATAATATTCGGTATTGTGGAAGGCATTACAGAATGGCTGCCTATAAGCAGTACAGGACATCTTATTCTCTTTGAAAAGATATTTGCGTTTAAGAATGTTTCGGAAGGATTCTGGAGCATGTTTGAAGTTGTTATCCAGCTTGGAGCGATACTTGCGGTTGTAGTTCTGTTCTGGAACAGCATTTTCCCTTTTACCAATAAGAATGGACGAGGTTTTAAGGAGAGTGGAATATTAAGCCATCTTGACAAAGAGATTACGACACTCTGGTTTAAGATTATTGTTGCGTGCATTCCTGCAGTTATATTTGTTGTACTTGGACTTGATGATGTATGTGAAGCAATGTTCTATAATTATTTTTGTGTTGCAATAGCGCTTATTGTATTCGGCGTTGCATTTATAGTTGTTGAGAACTGGAATAAGAACCGCACTTCAAAGATTAACTCACTTGGAGAAATTACATATCAGACAGCACTTATGATAGGTCTCTTCCAGCTTATAGCTGCAGTCTTCCCGGGAACATCAAGGTCAGGCGCAACAATCGTAGGTGCACTTCTCATAGGCGTATCAAGAACTGTTGCTGCTGAGTATACATTTTTCCTTGCTATACCTGTTATGTTCGGAGCAAGCCTTCTTAAGATAGTAAAGTTCGGATTTAACTTTACGGCGATGGAAGCGGCACTCCTTATAATAGGAATGGCTGCAGCGTTTGTTGTATCACTTTTTGTAATCCGGTTCCTTATGGGATATATAAAGAAACATGACTTCAAGGTGTTTGGATGGTACAGAATAATTCTTGGAGCAATAGTTCTTCTGCTAAGACCTTAA
- a CDS encoding ATP-dependent Clp protease proteolytic subunit has protein sequence MADNKEFTSVNKIEKTGQVILDNNKDGAKIQLITIIGEVEGHDVLPATSKSTKYEHILPQLAAVEDNSDIDGVLFLLNTVGGDVSAGLALAEMISSLSKPTVSLVLGDSHSIGVPLAVACDYSFITPTGTMIIHPVRMSGTVIGAPQTYDYFKLIQDRIAGFIERHTECSREQIEQMMMNTGILTKDLGTILVGEEAVDKKLICEVGGISNAIIKLRSMCGKA, from the coding sequence ATGGCGGATAATAAGGAATTTACAAGTGTTAATAAGATAGAGAAGACAGGACAGGTGATACTTGATAACAATAAAGACGGTGCAAAGATACAGCTGATAACAATTATAGGGGAAGTTGAAGGGCATGATGTACTGCCGGCGACGAGCAAGTCTACAAAATATGAGCACATTCTTCCACAACTTGCTGCGGTCGAGGATAACAGCGATATTGACGGTGTGCTTTTTCTGCTCAATACTGTGGGTGGAGACGTAAGTGCTGGCCTTGCGCTGGCAGAGATGATATCATCACTGTCGAAGCCTACGGTATCACTTGTGCTTGGGGATTCACATTCGATAGGTGTACCGCTTGCGGTTGCGTGTGACTATTCGTTTATAACACCGACGGGAACGATGATTATACATCCGGTAAGAATGAGCGGGACTGTTATAGGTGCGCCTCAGACATATGATTATTTTAAGCTTATTCAGGATCGTATAGCAGGATTTATCGAAAGGCATACGGAATGCAGCAGGGAACAGATCGAACAGATGATGATGAATACAGGAATACTTACAAAAGACCTGGGAACTATACTTGTGGGGGAAGAGGCTGTTGATAAAAAGCTTATCTGTGAAGTCGGAGGAATAAGCAATGCAATCATAAAGCTCAGGAGTATGTGCGGTAAGGCATGA